The following proteins are encoded in a genomic region of Planococcus lenghuensis:
- the upp gene encoding uracil phosphoribosyltransferase, translated as MGKVYVFDHPLIQHKLTYIRDVKTGTKEFRELVDEVSTLMAFEITRDLPLQDIEVQTPVQQASAKVLAGKKLGVVPILRAGLGMVDGILKLIPAAKVGHIGLYRDPKTLTPVEYYVKLPSDIEERDFILVDPMLATGGSAVEAVNSLKKRGANSIRFMCLIAAPEGVEVLQEAHPDVDIYIAALDEKLNEKGYIVPGLGDAGDRLYGTK; from the coding sequence ATGGGAAAAGTATATGTATTCGATCATCCGCTTATTCAGCATAAGCTTACATACATCCGTGACGTTAAGACGGGCACGAAAGAATTCCGTGAACTGGTTGACGAAGTCTCGACGCTCATGGCGTTTGAAATCACCCGCGATTTGCCGCTTCAGGACATCGAAGTGCAGACGCCGGTTCAGCAGGCCAGCGCCAAAGTGCTCGCCGGCAAGAAACTGGGGGTCGTACCGATTCTGCGAGCCGGCCTTGGCATGGTCGACGGCATCCTGAAATTGATTCCGGCAGCGAAAGTGGGACATATTGGCCTGTACCGGGATCCTAAAACGCTCACGCCCGTCGAATACTATGTCAAACTGCCGTCGGATATTGAAGAGCGGGACTTCATCCTCGTCGATCCGATGCTCGCGACCGGCGGTTCTGCCGTCGAAGCAGTGAACTCACTGAAGAAGCGCGGCGCAAACAGCATTCGGTTCATGTGCCTCATCGCAGCACCGGAAGGCGTGGAAGTATTGCAGGAAGCGCATCCGGATGTCGATATCTACATCGCCGCCCTCGATGAAAAGCTGAACGAAAAAGGTTATATTGTACCGGGCCTCGGCGATGCAGGCGACCGGCTGTACGGTACGAAATAA
- the atpB gene encoding F0F1 ATP synthase subunit A, with the protein MEHLSPTWELPGTGIWFNLSNVLMLLIAAAIVFLIALISTRSLKLKPTGMQNFMEWIMDFVKGIIKSNMDWRTGGSLHVLGITLLMFIFVANMLGLPFAIVVDGYLWWKSPTADPGVTLTLAAMIIILSNYYGIKANGFGSYAKSFTKPMWFLTPIKIIEEFANTLTLGLRLYGNIFAGEILLGLLAGLASAGALGFLGAILPTLAWQGFSIFVGSIQAFIFVMLTMVYISHKVADDH; encoded by the coding sequence GTGGAACATCTGTCTCCAACATGGGAACTGCCCGGTACAGGCATTTGGTTTAACTTATCTAATGTCCTGATGCTGCTTATCGCAGCGGCCATCGTCTTTCTGATTGCGTTGATCTCGACACGCAGCCTGAAGTTGAAGCCGACCGGTATGCAGAACTTCATGGAATGGATCATGGATTTCGTAAAAGGCATCATCAAGAGCAACATGGACTGGCGAACAGGCGGCAGCCTCCACGTGCTCGGAATTACGCTTCTGATGTTCATTTTCGTGGCGAACATGCTGGGATTGCCTTTTGCAATCGTTGTCGACGGCTACCTGTGGTGGAAATCACCAACGGCAGATCCGGGCGTCACGCTGACACTCGCAGCAATGATCATCATTTTGAGCAATTACTACGGCATCAAGGCAAACGGCTTCGGATCTTATGCGAAAAGCTTTACCAAGCCGATGTGGTTCCTCACGCCGATTAAGATCATTGAGGAATTCGCAAACACACTTACACTCGGTCTCCGACTTTACGGGAACATCTTCGCAGGGGAAATCCTGCTGGGACTTCTTGCAGGTCTGGCCAGTGCCGGAGCGCTCGGTTTCCTGGGAGCTATCCTGCCGACACTCGCATGGCAAGGATTTTCAATTTTCGTCGGATCGATCCAGGCTTTTATTTTCGTTATGTTAACGATGGTCTACATCTCACATAAAGTTGCAGATGACCATTAA
- the atpA gene encoding F0F1 ATP synthase subunit alpha, giving the protein MSIKAEEISALIRQQIENYQSEMQVSDIGTVISVGDGIARIHGLDNVMAGELVEFSNGIMGMAQNLEANNVGIIILGPYRDISEGDEVRRTGRIMEVPVGEAMIGRVVNPLGQPIDGLGPIETTKTRPIESPAQGVMARKSVHEPLQTGIKAIDALVPIGRGQRELIIGDRQTGKTSVAIDTILNQADQDMICIYVAIGQKESTVRGLVETLRANGALEYSIVVSASASEPAPLQYLAPYTGVTMGEEFMFEGKHVLVVYDDLTKQASAYRELSLLLRRPPGREAYPGDVFYLHSRLLERAAKLNETLGAGSITALPFVETQAGDISAYIPTNVISITDGQIFLQSDLFFSGVRPAINAGLSVSRVGGSAQIKAMKKVAGTLRLDLAAYRELEAFAQFGSDLDPQTKAKLERGARTVEVLKQDLHKPLKVEKQVAILYALTRGFLDDIPVGDIRRFEEGLLSFLDADHPELLDHIRTTQGLPEDEAMAEAINAFKRTFAKSE; this is encoded by the coding sequence ATGAGCATCAAAGCTGAAGAGATCAGTGCCCTGATCAGACAGCAGATTGAAAACTACCAATCGGAAATGCAAGTCAGCGACATTGGTACAGTTATTTCGGTCGGTGACGGAATTGCCCGTATTCACGGTCTCGATAACGTCATGGCTGGGGAACTTGTGGAATTCTCAAACGGTATTATGGGAATGGCGCAGAACCTGGAAGCCAATAACGTAGGTATCATCATTCTTGGACCGTATAGAGATATCAGTGAAGGCGATGAAGTGCGCCGTACTGGACGCATCATGGAAGTACCGGTCGGTGAAGCAATGATCGGCCGCGTTGTAAATCCGCTCGGACAGCCGATTGATGGTCTTGGTCCGATTGAAACAACCAAAACCCGTCCGATTGAAAGCCCGGCGCAAGGCGTTATGGCGCGTAAATCGGTGCATGAACCGCTTCAGACAGGCATCAAAGCGATCGATGCCCTTGTGCCGATCGGCCGTGGACAGCGTGAACTGATCATCGGTGACCGTCAGACAGGAAAAACTTCTGTCGCAATCGATACGATCCTGAACCAGGCAGACCAGGATATGATTTGTATCTATGTTGCAATCGGCCAGAAAGAATCGACAGTCCGCGGACTCGTCGAAACGCTGCGGGCGAATGGCGCACTCGAATACTCGATCGTCGTTTCAGCATCCGCTTCCGAACCGGCTCCGCTTCAGTACCTGGCTCCGTATACCGGCGTAACAATGGGCGAGGAGTTCATGTTTGAAGGCAAACACGTGCTTGTCGTATACGATGACCTGACAAAACAGGCATCCGCATACCGGGAACTTTCCCTCTTGCTCCGCCGTCCTCCGGGCCGTGAAGCTTATCCGGGGGATGTCTTCTACCTGCACTCGCGCCTTCTGGAGCGTGCAGCGAAGCTGAATGAAACACTCGGTGCCGGCTCCATCACAGCATTGCCGTTCGTTGAAACGCAGGCTGGCGATATCTCGGCATATATTCCGACAAACGTTATTTCCATCACAGACGGACAGATCTTCCTTCAGTCCGACCTGTTCTTCTCGGGCGTGCGTCCGGCGATCAACGCGGGTCTCTCTGTATCGCGTGTCGGTGGTTCCGCCCAGATCAAAGCGATGAAGAAAGTGGCAGGTACACTGCGTCTTGACCTTGCAGCCTACCGTGAGCTCGAAGCATTCGCCCAGTTCGGTTCTGACCTGGATCCGCAGACGAAAGCGAAACTTGAGCGTGGTGCCCGTACAGTAGAAGTACTGAAACAGGATCTTCATAAGCCATTGAAAGTTGAAAAACAGGTAGCGATCCTTTATGCACTGACAAGAGGATTCCTCGATGATATCCCGGTTGGAGATATCCGCCGCTTTGAAGAAGGGCTCCTGAGCTTCCTGGATGCTGACCACCCGGAATTGCTGGATCATATCCGGACAACACAGGGCCTTCCTGAAGATGAAGCAATGGCAGAAGCGATCAACGCATTCAAACGCACATTCGCCAAATCTGAATAA
- a CDS encoding DUF1146 family protein has translation MDLFIGQTALISIFSHIFFTGVAFYAMRAVMFDKWIRKQHVLQAQILYIFLSIAIGTMVSTFFLDISAWSRQLPYLF, from the coding sequence ATGGATCTCTTCATTGGCCAAACGGCATTGATTTCGATTTTCAGCCATATTTTTTTCACGGGTGTTGCATTTTACGCCATGCGTGCGGTCATGTTTGATAAATGGATCCGCAAACAGCATGTGCTGCAGGCGCAAATTCTCTATATCTTTTTAAGCATCGCTATCGGGACAATGGTTTCGACTTTCTTTCTGGATATATCGGCATGGTCTAGACAGCTCCCATATCTGTTTTAA
- the atpE gene encoding F0F1 ATP synthase subunit C — protein sequence MTGSLGLLAAAIAVGLGALGAGIGNGLIVSKTVEGIARQPEARGVLQTTMFIGVALVEALPIIATVIAFIVMNAE from the coding sequence ATGACAGGTTCACTTGGTTTATTGGCAGCAGCAATCGCAGTTGGTCTTGGCGCACTTGGCGCAGGTATCGGTAACGGACTTATCGTTTCTAAAACAGTTGAAGGTATCGCCCGCCAGCCAGAAGCACGCGGCGTTCTTCAGACAACAATGTTCATCGGGGTTGCATTGGTTGAGGCCCTTCCGATCATCGCAACAGTTATCGCGTTCATCGTTATGAACGCTGAGTAA
- a CDS encoding AtpZ/AtpI family protein, translating into MRPPNRPLQAMALYSAILSQLVGSVLIGTFAGMWFDEKLGTAPLFLIIFLLAGVAAGAAAMMYTVQKFDSGDKQ; encoded by the coding sequence ATGCGCCCACCAAACCGTCCCTTGCAAGCGATGGCGCTTTACAGTGCCATCCTCTCACAACTTGTCGGGTCCGTTCTGATCGGCACATTCGCAGGAATGTGGTTCGATGAGAAACTCGGAACCGCCCCACTTTTTCTAATCATCTTCCTGCTTGCAGGCGTTGCCGCCGGTGCAGCAGCAATGATGTACACCGTTCAAAAATTCGATTCAGGAGATAAACAGTGA
- the murA gene encoding UDP-N-acetylglucosamine 1-carboxyvinyltransferase, translated as MEQIIVKGGHKLKGKVRVEGAKNAVLPVLAAALLASTGKSIIREVPNLSDVYTIQEVLRSLNADALYTAENTEMVIDASETLAGEAQFEYVRKMRASILVMGPLLARNGFARVAMPGGCAIGSRPIDQHLKGFEAMGAVIKVGNGFVEAKTNGRLRGAKIYLDFPSVGATENILSAAALADGVSVIENAAKEPEIVDLANYINEMGGKVIGAGTDTIRVEGVRELHGAVHTIIPDRVEAGTFMVAAAITEGDVIIENAMPEHMTALISKLGEMGVDIKETPEGVRVRATRPLRSIDIKTMPHPGFPTDMQSQMMALMLTAKGTGILTETVFENRFMHVEEFRRMNANVKIEGRSVMMQGPSTLQGAEVAATDLRAAAALILAGLVADGITRVTELQHLDRGYVNFHQKLAALGADIERVSLEESKEKEGQPA; from the coding sequence GTGGAGCAGATCATTGTAAAAGGCGGACATAAATTAAAAGGAAAAGTTCGGGTTGAAGGAGCGAAAAACGCAGTTTTACCGGTATTGGCAGCCGCATTACTGGCATCAACAGGCAAAAGCATTATCCGGGAGGTTCCGAATCTGTCGGACGTCTATACCATTCAGGAAGTGCTGAGAAGCTTAAACGCGGATGCACTTTATACAGCTGAAAATACTGAAATGGTAATTGATGCATCCGAGACACTTGCCGGTGAAGCGCAGTTCGAATATGTGCGTAAAATGCGTGCTTCCATTTTAGTGATGGGTCCGCTTCTTGCAAGAAACGGATTTGCCCGCGTCGCAATGCCAGGCGGATGTGCAATCGGTTCACGTCCGATCGATCAGCACCTGAAAGGGTTTGAGGCAATGGGTGCTGTCATCAAAGTCGGCAATGGCTTTGTTGAAGCGAAGACGAACGGCCGCCTGCGCGGAGCGAAGATTTATCTCGACTTCCCGAGCGTCGGAGCAACAGAAAATATCCTGTCAGCAGCTGCGCTGGCTGATGGAGTATCTGTAATTGAAAATGCGGCAAAAGAGCCGGAAATCGTGGACTTGGCGAATTATATCAATGAAATGGGCGGTAAGGTAATTGGCGCCGGAACAGATACAATCCGGGTGGAAGGTGTCCGTGAACTTCACGGCGCTGTACACACAATCATTCCGGACCGGGTCGAAGCCGGTACATTCATGGTTGCAGCAGCGATTACAGAAGGCGATGTCATCATCGAAAATGCGATGCCTGAGCATATGACTGCGCTGATTTCCAAGCTTGGTGAAATGGGCGTCGATATTAAAGAAACTCCTGAAGGTGTCCGGGTACGTGCAACTCGCCCGCTGCGTTCCATCGACATTAAGACGATGCCGCATCCGGGATTCCCGACGGACATGCAGTCACAAATGATGGCATTGATGCTGACGGCAAAAGGGACCGGAATCCTGACTGAGACTGTGTTTGAAAACCGTTTTATGCATGTCGAAGAATTCCGTCGCATGAATGCAAACGTGAAAATCGAAGGCCGTTCAGTGATGATGCAGGGACCGTCAACACTGCAGGGAGCAGAAGTTGCAGCGACTGATCTCCGGGCGGCAGCAGCATTGATCCTGGCAGGTCTCGTGGCAGACGGCATCACCCGCGTCACAGAACTCCAGCATCTCGACCGCGGCTATGTGAATTTTCATCAGAAGCTCGCAGCTCTCGGAGCGGATATTGAACGCGTTTCTCTTGAAGAATCAAAAGAAAAAGAAGGTCAGCCTGCTTAA
- a CDS encoding F0F1 ATP synthase subunit delta — MSRSKAAQRYAESLYEVARAHGEIASVEQDLREVKEVLNTNPDFFDMFASPQMGVKDKQALVRQLFAGANEYVLNTLLLAVERKRINEVKDIVDEFIHLSYEDRGIAEATVYSTRFLTETEAAAISETFARKVGKQALRIENVVDPSLIGGLRVQIGNRIFDSSVSSKLESLQRQLSGRSTKL, encoded by the coding sequence ATGAGCCGGTCGAAGGCAGCCCAGCGCTATGCTGAATCACTTTATGAGGTAGCAAGAGCGCACGGTGAAATTGCCAGCGTCGAGCAGGATCTGCGTGAAGTAAAGGAAGTCCTCAATACCAATCCGGACTTTTTTGATATGTTCGCTTCTCCGCAGATGGGCGTGAAGGACAAGCAGGCGCTTGTCCGGCAGCTGTTTGCCGGAGCTAATGAATACGTCCTGAATACGCTGCTTCTCGCAGTGGAACGCAAACGGATCAATGAAGTAAAAGATATTGTTGATGAATTTATTCATCTGTCATATGAAGACCGGGGAATCGCAGAAGCAACCGTATATTCAACGCGTTTCCTGACAGAAACTGAAGCTGCAGCCATTTCTGAGACATTTGCACGGAAAGTCGGCAAGCAGGCCCTGCGCATTGAAAACGTAGTTGATCCGTCCTTGATCGGCGGACTGCGTGTGCAAATCGGAAACCGTATCTTTGACAGCAGTGTCAGCTCGAAACTTGAGAGCCTGCAGCGTCAGCTGAGCGGTCGTTCCACCAAATTATGA
- the atpF gene encoding F0F1 ATP synthase subunit B: MFFDHLVFGAVEVEAEHHEFLNVGDILATLAIFLVLMWLLKKFAWGPLMGIMQEREELIASEIESAEASRAESQKYLEEQRSMLKEARNEALDIVESAKRQGEASREEILASARAEANRIKDNAVLEISNERDKALAAVRDEVVALSMLAASRVLGKELTEEENRKLIDETIAKAGEIQ; the protein is encoded by the coding sequence GTGTTTTTTGATCATCTCGTATTCGGCGCGGTGGAAGTGGAAGCAGAACATCATGAATTCCTGAATGTTGGAGATATTCTGGCGACACTGGCGATTTTCCTCGTGTTGATGTGGCTGTTGAAGAAATTTGCATGGGGACCGCTCATGGGCATCATGCAGGAACGTGAAGAATTGATTGCCAGTGAGATCGAATCGGCTGAAGCAAGCCGTGCAGAATCACAGAAGTATCTGGAAGAACAGCGCAGCATGCTGAAAGAAGCGCGCAACGAAGCGCTTGATATCGTGGAAAGCGCGAAACGCCAAGGGGAAGCTTCCCGTGAGGAAATCCTCGCTTCGGCACGTGCGGAAGCAAACCGCATCAAAGATAATGCAGTTCTTGAAATCAGCAATGAACGCGATAAAGCGCTGGCAGCAGTGCGTGATGAAGTGGTGGCATTGTCGATGCTCGCAGCTTCACGGGTGCTTGGTAAAGAACTGACGGAAGAAGAAAACCGCAAGCTGATCGATGAAACGATTGCGAAGGCAGGCGAAATTCAATGA
- the wecB gene encoding non-hydrolyzing UDP-N-acetylglucosamine 2-epimerase — protein MTAKRKVMTIFGTRPEAIKMAPLVLELQKHPDTIESIVTVTAQHRQMLDQVLDTFGIKPDYDLNMMKDRQTLMDVTVRGLEGLNRVMQEAKPDIVLVHGDTTTTFVASLAALYNQIAVGHVEAGLRTHNKYSPYPEEMNRQLTGVLADIHFAPTEKSAGNLLAENKPADRIYVTGNTAIDALKTTVRDAYAHLVLDKIGNDRMILLTAHRRENLGEKMRGMFKAIKRLIEEQGDVQVVYPVHLNPAVREVADEILGNDPRIHLIPPLEVLDFHNFAARSYLILTDSGGIQEEAPSLGKPVLVLRDTTERPEGIDAGTLKLAGTDEETIYRMATELLTDETEYAKMAHASNPYGDGQASRRIVEALHKYFGNE, from the coding sequence TTGACTGCAAAACGGAAAGTAATGACCATATTCGGCACGAGACCGGAAGCCATCAAAATGGCTCCGCTCGTCCTTGAACTGCAAAAACACCCGGACACCATCGAATCGATTGTGACTGTAACCGCACAGCACCGGCAAATGCTCGATCAGGTGCTGGACACGTTCGGCATCAAACCCGATTACGACCTGAACATGATGAAAGACCGCCAGACATTGATGGATGTCACAGTCCGCGGCCTGGAAGGACTCAACCGTGTCATGCAGGAAGCGAAGCCCGACATCGTCCTCGTCCACGGCGACACGACGACGACATTCGTGGCAAGCCTCGCTGCGCTTTATAACCAGATCGCAGTCGGACACGTGGAAGCCGGCCTCCGGACGCACAATAAATATTCACCGTATCCGGAAGAAATGAACCGGCAGCTGACTGGCGTGCTGGCGGATATCCATTTTGCGCCGACCGAGAAATCAGCAGGTAACCTGCTGGCGGAAAACAAACCCGCCGACCGTATCTACGTCACCGGCAATACCGCCATCGACGCGCTGAAGACAACTGTCCGCGATGCCTACGCACACCTGGTACTTGATAAAATCGGGAATGACCGCATGATCCTGCTTACCGCCCACCGCCGCGAAAACCTCGGCGAAAAAATGCGCGGTATGTTCAAAGCGATCAAACGCCTCATCGAAGAACAGGGCGACGTGCAAGTCGTCTATCCGGTGCACCTGAACCCGGCAGTACGGGAGGTGGCGGACGAAATTCTCGGCAACGACCCGCGCATCCATCTCATCCCGCCGCTTGAAGTGCTCGATTTCCATAATTTCGCGGCCCGGTCATACCTGATCCTGACCGACTCCGGCGGCATCCAGGAAGAAGCGCCGTCGCTCGGCAAGCCCGTCCTCGTCCTCCGTGACACGACCGAACGTCCGGAAGGCATCGATGCCGGCACCTTGAAACTCGCGGGTACCGACGAAGAAACAATCTACCGGATGGCGACCGAGTTGCTCACCGACGAAACAGAGTACGCCAAAATGGCCCATGCCTCCAACCCCTATGGAGATGGCCAGGCATCCCGCCGGATCGTCGAAGCTTTGCATAAATACTTCGGGAACGAATAA
- the atpG gene encoding ATP synthase F1 subunit gamma — translation MASLRDIKNKITSTKKTSQITKAMQMVSAAKLNRAETNAKGFVPYMNKIQDVVASIASGSSDVSHPMMVTRPVKKTAYLVITADRGLAGAYNSNVVRAVMYQINKRHASNDEFVIFAVGRVGRDLLARRGYTIIDSAIGVPDQPAFADIKDIANKAVGMFADGAYDEIFMFYNHFVSAMTQEVTEKKVLPLTDIKPTGSTATYEFDPSAEGILEVLLPQYAESLIYGALLDAKASEHAARMTSMKSASDNAADLIRNYTLSYNRARQAAITQEITEIVGGAAALE, via the coding sequence GTGGCATCTTTACGCGATATAAAGAACAAGATTACGTCAACGAAGAAAACGAGTCAGATCACAAAAGCGATGCAGATGGTTTCTGCAGCCAAGCTGAACCGTGCGGAGACGAACGCGAAAGGATTCGTTCCTTACATGAACAAAATCCAGGATGTCGTGGCATCCATCGCTTCAGGTTCATCCGATGTTAGCCATCCGATGATGGTGACCCGTCCCGTGAAAAAGACGGCGTATCTCGTCATTACAGCAGACCGCGGTCTGGCCGGTGCCTACAACTCAAACGTTGTGCGGGCAGTCATGTACCAAATCAATAAGCGGCATGCGTCCAATGACGAATTCGTCATCTTCGCTGTCGGCCGTGTGGGCCGCGATTTGCTTGCAAGACGCGGATATACGATCATCGATAGCGCAATCGGTGTGCCGGATCAGCCTGCTTTTGCTGATATTAAAGATATTGCCAATAAGGCTGTCGGCATGTTCGCCGATGGTGCGTACGATGAGATCTTTATGTTCTACAACCACTTCGTGTCTGCTATGACACAGGAAGTGACGGAAAAGAAAGTGCTTCCGCTGACGGATATTAAACCGACTGGTTCGACGGCAACTTATGAGTTCGATCCGTCGGCTGAAGGAATCCTGGAAGTGCTGCTTCCGCAATACGCTGAGAGCCTGATTTACGGTGCTCTTCTTGATGCGAAAGCAAGCGAGCATGCTGCCCGGATGACCTCGATGAAGAGCGCATCCGACAACGCAGCGGACCTGATCCGTAATTACACGCTTTCATATAACCGCGCACGCCAGGCGGCGATCACACAGGAAATCACAGAGATCGTCGGCGGTGCCGCAGCCCTTGAATAG
- a CDS encoding ATP synthase subunit I — translation MSDFHEIYEKLKKMVFFILALFALGWGFTPYPSVFAGLALGTAFGLYNFWILKRRLEKFDRAVTAGSQVRSLGTAIRFASGVAAVALAITFAEHLDLISTAAGLMIPYLLLLTERIIHQVRHH, via the coding sequence ATGTCAGATTTTCATGAAATCTACGAAAAGCTCAAGAAAATGGTATTTTTTATCCTGGCGCTTTTTGCTCTGGGGTGGGGATTTACCCCGTACCCGTCTGTTTTTGCAGGGCTTGCTCTAGGTACGGCATTCGGTCTGTATAACTTTTGGATATTGAAGCGGCGATTGGAAAAGTTTGATCGGGCGGTGACAGCAGGATCGCAAGTCCGTTCACTCGGAACTGCCATCCGGTTTGCCTCAGGTGTGGCGGCAGTCGCACTCGCGATTACGTTCGCCGAACATCTTGACTTGATCAGTACAGCGGCAGGTCTGATGATTCCATACCTTCTGTTGCTGACAGAACGGATCATCCATCAGGTGCGGCATCATTAA
- the atpD gene encoding F0F1 ATP synthase subunit beta — translation MKTGQVLQVMGPVVDVKFGNDELPEIYNALTVTINRPNREPQTLTLEVALHLGDDAVRTIAMDSTDGLQRGAAVIDKGQPISVPVGDVTLGRVFNVLGEVIDLGEEIPASERRDPIHRSAPTFEHLSTNVEILETGIKVVDLLAPYIKGGKIGLFGGAGVGKTVLIQELINNIAQEHGGLSVFAGVGERTREGNDLFHEMSDSGVIKKTAMVFGQMNEPPGARMRVALSGLTMAEYFRDEQGQDVLLFIDNIFRFTQAGSEVSALLGRMPSAVGYQPTLATEMGQLQERITSTNVGSVTSIQAIYVPADDYTDPAPATTFAHLDATTNLERKLSEMGIYPAVDPLASTSRALSPEIVGAEHYRVSRAVQQTLQRYRELQDIIAILGMDELSEEDKQTVSRARRIQFFLSQNFHVAEQFTGQKGSYVPVQETIKGFAEILEGKYDRLPEDAFRLVGRIEEVIEKAKNMGVEV, via the coding sequence ATGAAAACAGGACAAGTTCTTCAAGTCATGGGTCCGGTTGTAGACGTGAAGTTCGGTAACGACGAACTTCCTGAGATCTACAATGCCCTGACTGTTACTATTAATCGTCCGAACCGGGAGCCGCAGACACTGACACTTGAAGTGGCGCTCCACCTCGGCGACGATGCAGTCCGTACAATCGCAATGGATTCCACTGACGGTCTTCAGCGCGGTGCTGCTGTAATCGATAAAGGCCAGCCGATTTCTGTTCCTGTTGGGGACGTAACACTCGGCCGCGTCTTCAACGTACTCGGAGAAGTAATCGACCTTGGCGAGGAAATCCCGGCATCTGAACGCCGCGATCCGATTCACCGTTCAGCGCCGACGTTCGAACACCTTTCAACGAATGTTGAAATTCTTGAAACCGGCATTAAAGTCGTTGACCTACTTGCACCGTACATCAAAGGCGGTAAAATCGGTCTGTTCGGCGGAGCGGGTGTAGGGAAGACGGTTCTTATCCAGGAACTGATCAACAATATCGCACAGGAGCATGGCGGACTTTCCGTATTCGCAGGCGTTGGTGAACGTACGCGTGAAGGAAATGACTTGTTCCATGAAATGAGCGATTCAGGCGTTATCAAGAAAACAGCGATGGTCTTTGGTCAGATGAATGAGCCGCCGGGTGCGCGTATGCGTGTTGCCCTGTCCGGCCTGACAATGGCTGAATACTTCCGCGATGAGCAGGGACAGGATGTTCTTTTATTCATCGACAACATTTTCCGTTTCACACAGGCAGGTTCGGAAGTATCCGCTCTCCTCGGACGTATGCCGTCTGCGGTAGGTTACCAGCCGACACTGGCAACGGAAATGGGTCAGCTGCAGGAACGGATCACTTCGACGAACGTTGGATCTGTAACGTCCATCCAGGCGATTTACGTACCTGCCGATGACTATACGGACCCGGCTCCGGCAACAACGTTCGCGCACCTTGATGCAACGACGAATCTGGAGCGTAAACTGTCCGAGATGGGGATCTACCCGGCTGTGGATCCGCTCGCATCGACTTCACGCGCCTTGTCGCCTGAAATCGTTGGGGCAGAACATTACCGCGTATCCCGTGCAGTGCAGCAGACGCTTCAGCGTTACCGCGAACTGCAGGATATCATCGCGATCCTCGGTATGGACGAGCTGAGTGAAGAAGACAAGCAGACGGTTTCGCGTGCGCGCCGCATTCAGTTCTTCCTGTCTCAGAACTTCCACGTGGCTGAGCAGTTCACAGGCCAGAAAGGGTCTTACGTACCGGTTCAGGAAACAATCAAAGGATTTGCAGAAATCCTTGAAGGCAAGTACGACCGGCTTCCGGAAGATGCATTCCGTCTTGTCGGCCGCATCGAAGAAGTTATCGAAAAAGCGAAAAACATGGGCGTAGAAGTCTAA
- a CDS encoding F0F1 ATP synthase subunit epsilon, whose amino-acid sequence MRTIAVSIVTPDGPVYDSDVNMVIAVTATGELGVLPGHIPTVAPLQIGAVRLKKDNATEIAAVSGGFLEIRPEKVTILAQSAELAEDINVARAQEAAKRAEALLQARRDDTDFRRAELALQRATNRIRVYEGKV is encoded by the coding sequence ATGAGGACCATTGCAGTCAGTATTGTCACTCCCGACGGCCCGGTATACGATTCAGACGTCAACATGGTGATCGCGGTTACCGCAACCGGTGAACTGGGGGTTCTCCCCGGCCATATTCCGACAGTTGCACCTCTTCAGATCGGCGCTGTGCGCCTGAAGAAAGATAACGCGACAGAAATTGCAGCTGTGAGCGGCGGCTTTCTGGAAATCCGTCCTGAAAAAGTCACCATTCTTGCGCAATCTGCTGAATTGGCCGAAGACATCAATGTCGCTCGGGCACAGGAAGCAGCGAAGCGGGCGGAAGCCTTGCTTCAAGCGAGAAGAGACGACACCGATTTCAGACGTGCGGAACTTGCGCTTCAGCGTGCAACAAACCGTATCAGAGTCTATGAGGGTAAGGTATAA